The window tcctctgtccagtgtctgtgttcttttgcccatcttaatcttttatttttattggccagtctgagatatgtttttttctttgaaactttgcctagaaggccaacatcccggagtcacctcttcactgttgaccttgagacgggtgttttgcgggtacaagttaatgaagctgtcagttgaggactagttgaggcatctgtttctcaaactagacacttcaatgtacttgtcctcttgctcagttgtgcaccggggtatcccactcctctttctattctggttagggccagtttgcgctgttctgtgagtagaacacagcgttgtacgaaatcttcagtttcttggcaatttctcacatggaatagccttaatttctcagaacattTCTCTTGCCTGTTTGgaatgttattttggcattaatacgtgtctcatatcagtttgcaaacaatgtaaaaatatatttcattCAGTTAATAACGCTGCATACACacggtctcttttttgttttcttgaataaggcagctccaaaatgcaggtgtttcagcctagctcagtgctttctgtggtggtggggcgagccagcagaaaataggagcattgcgccgtgattggctcagtgttctgtcactcatggggacagtaTGTCATCACCAAGTTTAAGTCCTTAGTAAGGGTGGACATCCAAAATTTCAGCCCTTTGGGtcctgccatagagttatattacaagtgccattccaagaaggctcaaggtcattggccacagataaaccaaattcctggttaaataaaggtcaaataaaaagttttttttaatcatGTCAAATCACGTTGTATGTAcattagctttgattggactgatgatgtcaacatcttactttcaaagtcttagttagcagtcatcatcatgaatcaagtcaacaatctactgacAAATCCTTTTAatacttgtcatatgaagataaattattaagataaattatagataaaacgtagcAGTaatcatcggccattggacataaagattacacaACAATTTGGAAATTCCAAATTCAACGATGAGTcgttggtctattttcaccaatgtggtattgtaaacacatcgttcgtggcccagtgtgtgtttgtttggcaactttttttgtacagctttaaCAGTGGTACTGATGTTAGTGCTGGTACTTGGCCTGCACATAAATTCAGCACCCATATCTTTCTATAATAGAATTGTGTAATTTAACGTGTCAAATTAAAAGTTTATTTAacgcgtcaaatagtgttatatattttttgacacaCAAAGATCCAAACGGCATTCAATGTGCTACACCCTAATCATTTGGTATATTTTCACCTCTtcatttcgcctactgttctaacttgcagcacatgtagcctataacctgttttcgAGAAATGTAATcgttgaatattgtaagagctttcattgtctgtttatatgccccctttatttatcctacggttctgacttgttgtacagggagaatactgtaagaacggcccatgttctgaattctgtctctgtacatttcaaaggtgctaaacaaatagttatattgactacgtccatcgtcgctcgctcattaatgtcttaatcggaATTACAGATTGTCTCTTATTCGCTTGTCGTCccattatgccatagtttgtacatctaaaTTGTcaatagaaaccacatttgtttaagcaagtcagccatatcagctgtttttttttaaaggcagtaaatgagtgaactgtttcgctgccagacaaggcttcactgatagccaggtgtagcagtggtaaggtgttggaacTGCTGTTGgcactctgctgttgggacagctttatgtaggccctaacagtttgtgggcatggtttgtcaccattatagtgaaatgtatgtattgtttagtgttgtgtagaggCATTTCTGGCAtgcatcccccccaaaaaaaattttgccccaccaagatctACAATTGCCACTGACCATACTAAACATAACATATCAAACTAAATTTCATCTCTCAGAATGACTtatagaataatacaaaatgctctgagaccaggttgggccATAGAAAATGTAATGTAGGTATGCATAACCCTATTGCTTTTAGTAGGCTAATCTTGTGTCTTTAGAtcagtgaaggaggagaggatatgaGATAGTTTAGGGCAGGAGGTGTTGTTAGTCTAAACTATTGAGATGGACTTGTACCACAAATGTAATATAACTGAAGCACTATTTTGTCAGGCCCCGATGTAGCACAACTACTGTGATTGAAGCGTAGGATATGCATGCAAACTAGAACTGTCTCCAACACTTCATGTTTGGACCTTGGAGCTCATATGTATAGCAGCGGCACCTACCAATACAGAAGTGGATAAACGTTTCCCTCGAAGTAACGACAGCTGCTCATACCAGCACTATATTTGCCAACCTGGTCTcggagcatttcatattattctgtatgtaccAAAGCACTATATTTATTatgaattgtatttattttatttttatttaaccatataactaggcaagtcagttaagaacaaattcttatttacaatgacggcctacctcggccaaacccggacaatgctgggccaattgtgtgccgccctatgggactcccaatcacagccggatgatACTGTacgttacgtttcgtatggtatgtattaatttgtggatgacCATCACCCATTTCTTATGATATGTTACCAATTGCAAATCCTATTATATGTTACGcatttgcaaaacgtacaatatgttacagaTTTGCAAAACTAAAATTTTTGCTATGTGGcaaggtggctaacattagctaggtggctaacattagcttgctggctaacgttagctaggctacaggttagggttaggagttagattaaagggttaaggttaggggggtTAGATAAAATGGctacggttagggttagctaacatgctaagtagttgcaaagtagctcaaaAGTAGTAAGCAGTTGAAaaattgctaattagctaaaaggCTAAatttgtccatgatgagatttgaattcacaacctttgggttgctagacgtttgaGTTATATGCCGACCACAACCAACCACCATACTTTAGTTTTTCCTTAAGTAACCCTCTGTCTTATCTAACCATactaaacgtaacatatcatacacatTTTTGTTTCACGGAtctggatttacatttactatgttgtgtcttgtctatgagaccaggctgcaacATCAAAACAACACTTCCAACAAATCCACTCTCGCCAGATGCAACTTTGTTATACTGCGCACAGCACTGCTTTTGTGAGCGCAAGCCCTGCCAAGTACATGTTATTGACCAACAATCGGCATCTGTGGTAGGTGTTACCTCTGCAAAGCTCCCAAAATACGGGCGCTGGTTCTCTGGGTGTGTGACGTGTATACTGTACAACTCTGCTCACGGTGAGAGTAGAGGACTGAAATGACTATACTTCCTCTCTTCTAAAAGTCTTGCATCATCCCCATGACCTCCTTCACTTTTCTTTTGTGTGAACTGTTAGGTGAAGTTGTTGTCTCTTTTTCCCCTCTTCCTTTAAGCTCTTTTCTGTTCTGCTTCTTTAAGTGCTCAGGGGATGAAGCCATTCAAACAAACTGCCTGTTCTCTCCTGGCTTATTTATAGTGTAAGTAAACAGCAGTGTTTGTCTCTAGTTTCTCCAATGGTACTGGGACTAGTAAATGATTGGTTATAGAACATGGCTAATGTGGTAAGTACATTTCTCATTTCAAACCCTTTCTACTGTCTAGGTGTCTTCTCTTTTCTCCTCGTCTGTGGTCTTTGTCCTACACAAGTTCTCTTTACTCCGCTTAAGTCTTTCATGCTGTTTGAATTCctttctgtgtgtttgtatgcatatGTCTGTGCATCCATACACCCATATTTCCCAggatatgttctctctctctatcactttctctctgtctccccctctctcttgccAACTCCCACCAGTCTTTCTGGTTTAACAGAAAATCAGATAAGTATAGAATACctacagagaggttagagagtgTGGTTAGAGCACAACGAGACAAGCTCCCATAGTGTGTCAATGGCACCAGTCAGATGGTCTGCAGTGCAGTGGACAGGAGAACAGTACTTTCCGCTCTTACTATGCTGTGTGTAGTGTTTCCTCATCTGGTGACATCGGAATCATGTGAGCAGCGTGAATGTAATCTGATCTGGCCCTTGTCAGATGAGACACTTCAGGGGATACCTCTCGTTCTCACACCCACACAACCTGTCAGTGTTAGAGCAGAGGACCGGAGACTAAAGACAGATCTCTCTAGGTATAACTTTGTGAAAAAGGAAATTGTTGTCCTCACCAACACATATTCTGCCCGCACTGTTTTTATCTTAAACCCAATAGATTGGCCTGTATTACCCAAATGATCAACTGATTTCGACTTCTCCACAGACAGACATGGATTTGGACCTGGGAGGGATATTTCTAGAGAATAGCACCTATAACTACGATGAGGACTATGTTTATAAAGAGGACTGCTCCCCTGAAGATGGCATTGGGGTGCATTTTGGCACGGTGTTCCTCCCAATGCTCTACTCCCTGACGCTGGTCCTGGGGCTAGTGGGTAACGTGCTGGTCCTGGTGGTTCTGGTCCAGAGGAGGCGGAGCTGGAGCGTGACTGACACCATCATCCTGCACCTGGGCATGGCTGACACCCTGCTGCTGGTCACGCTGCCCCTTTGGGCTGTTCAGGCCACTGGGGACTGGAGCTTTGGGAACCCCCTCTGCAAGATCACTGGAGCCATGTTCACAGTAAGGACTGTGGGGGACAGGATTGGTCAAGCAAGTGTATATACCTGTATGAACACATAAACTTGGGgttggggatggggagagagggtaaATTAAAAGGATTTGGAATAGTGTGGAGTGGCGTGGTACATGATGGGGGGTACAGTTAATGGGCTCTTCCTCTGAGTCCATTAATAAACTCTCAACATTTCTGGGAAAAGAGGAAGTACAGAAGAGGAACACAGCTGTGTCAACTTAATGTTCATTCCAGCCAAAAGCTTTCTCAAgtttatatctctctgtctctctgtctctcgctctctctctttctctcctcagatCAACTTTTACTGTAGCATCTTCCTGCTGGCCTGCATCAGTCTGGACCGCTACCTGTCCGTGGTCCACGCGGTCCAGATGTACTCTCGCAGGAAGCCCTGGATGGTGCAGGCCAGCTGCCTGTCCGTgtggctcctctccctcctcctctccatccccgaCTGGCATTTCCTGGAGTCTGTGAGGGACACCAGACGAGACAAAGTGGAGTGTGTTCACAACTACTCGTCCCTCTCCCAGTCTTGGTTTGAATGGCGCCTGGCCTCCCGCCTGCTCTACCACACGGTGggcttcctcctcccctctgccgTGCTACTCTTCTGCTACTCCTGCATCCTGCTGCGGCTGCAGCGTGGCTCCCAGGGCCTCCAGAAGCAGAGGGCCGTCCGGGTCATCCTGGTGTTGGTGCTGGTCTTCTTCCTCTGCTGGACTCCCTACAACATCACCCTCATGGTGGACACTTTTCAGGGGAGACCTGGGGAGCCTGTTTCTGTGTCCTGTGAGAACGGGAGGACAGCTGTGGAGAACAGTCTGGTTGTCACGTTCGCTCTAGCCTGCCTGCACGCTTGCCTCAACCCAGTGCTCCATCTCGGACTGTGTAGAAACTTCCGGCGACGCGTGCTGGATATGGTGAGGTGTGTTGAGGGGGTGCAGCACGATCTGAAACGCTCACTGTGGGATTCAGGTGTGGTTGAAGACTCACCTGACCAAGCAGAGGAGAAGGGGACGTTGAACCCAATGACAATCATGGGACAGGTACAGTCCACCCAGAGCTGATGGGTAGGAAGAGGATCCAAATGATTAATATAGTATGTCTTCCTGTCTTGAGGGGAAGTTGATGTATGGGTGATGGGTTTGAGTCTGGGGACGGGTGGATGACCGTAACCTGGGTCATGAGAGAAATACATGCATAGTAGAAAGCCCCTTATGAGGACTGCTTTCTTTGAATTGCACTTTAATGGATAACGCTCAGATgaaatgtatatttatatatttttataaagtCAGCGGGTTGTCTGCTCTTCACGTTTTACCTATCAATGTCGTCCGGGTCTGTAGAATCTGTTGGAAAGAATCATGCATCCATTATTCAAACCtagatctatatatatatatatatgtgtgtgattCGGAATAAATGTGACATGGAATGGAACAGAAGAACTGACCTGGAATTTTCATGACAAAACTTGACCCTATTTGTATTTTGGTTAAGCTGAATGTCTGGTTTACCAAAAAACACAATTTTAACCACTTTTCATCTTTCCTGTTTTCGCTCATGAACATACTTGCTTTGGTTTTGTTTTACTGTGTGATATTTCACCTCTTGTTTTCTATGAGATACGGAGGACAGGGAAATCATGTATCAGTAGCAGCAACACACCAAACTCAAGATATGACCTGCTTCCTGTTTCTCTTCCTGTTTCAGCTAAAGTGGATTACACTTTTCTCTTCTTGCTAAAAGGTGTTCCTTTCCCTTtgtttaaaaaccctgtcagtaGTTTGCTGTaaagctcaatctctctgtaaatgccatgtctgtagatttctctgtttcactctctttatgtattgagctatcttttgtttgagcacctccatatcactttgtcctcacctgtgagtattgtttttggttatagtgtttgtttgctggtgggaaaagggggaaccaagacaagtcgcccatgggcatacactacccgtaggtaaactttgttaaatacactagttagaactgggccgaccacccactgtatttttggttagttagttagctgttgttgaaataggctagtctagcttaggggtgtttttgaatacttatttctttccttgggtccagctcagccccttttcctgctccccccattaccgtgtgttttccaataaaccctgagtttttggtagatttcagttgtcgtggttatttcgttctcacttttactttttcactattataatttgcatgagttatgttacgggtctcgtctcccctagactgtcgggccaaaagggattcgtaacaaaccggaaggttgcaagttcaaacccccgagctgacaaggtacatacatatctgtcgttctgcccctgaacaggcagttaacccactgttcctaggccgtcattgaaaataagaatttgttcttcactgacttgcctagttaaataaaggtaaaataaaaaaataaaaaatcgctcctcctgtgttatatatatattttttttttaactttgttTTGTGTGCAAAGCCCTTTGGTGCAAAGACTTGTCACCCCATGTTGGTAAGCTTTACTTGGCTTCCTGCCACAGTAAAAGTATGTCTTTTTCAGCTGAAACCACAGAACTTGGGTAATTATGTTATCTTTTTGcggacactcttatccagagcaattatgTGCCTTCAAACCAGTGACTTTCCGGTTACCTGtgcaacactcttaaccgctaggctaccagcAGGCCTACCATGTGTTCATGGAATgtttgcagatagaaatgtgcTGTATAGAGCTGCCACAATTCCCCATTCTACATGCCAGACAATCATAGATATCAATACATGTCTATGATTGTTCTGTGATGTTGAATCATCCTGAAAAGGCCtttggtggtggtgtgtctaCATCACTTATGCTGATCTGAGTCTTGCTTCCTCTAGGGGTTTTAATTTTTGGTGTACAAGCATCTATTAACCAACCACTAAAAGACAGAGATTCTGAACGAtagtataaaaaaatatttactttATTTAGTATTTTACTATGGTTCCTTGAAATGCTAACCTGATACTGTGCATTTTTGTTATGAAATGGGATGTCAGTAATAACAAATGCATTAACTATAACAGAGCACATATGCCAGTTATCATTTAACAAAACATGAAGCAGGTAAGTAAAATGATTAATTACAAAATTAAAACAAAGGTATTTCTATACTCAGAAATGTttttaatatttgtttttataATGGAAATATAATTTTGTAATCACGTTAATATTATTTTTTAAGTATGTTCAACTGATTGATTTACTTGTGTAACTTCATTATAGGCTCCATTCTTTACAAAGAGTTTCTTTAATAGGAAATAATTCTAAGCACTCTATTGGGAAAAGATGATGGTGAAACAGTGCGGATCTAACAACCTTTCCTCCAGCCCAAATCTGCTGGAGGGGAAGTTGGAGTAGGCCAAAGGTCACATTGATATTCCACTTATTGAGTCAATAACAACTCAAGAGCAACAGGATGCAGCGTTTCCTAAACTCGGTCCTCAGAcaccaaggggtgcacgttttggttttcgCCCTAacattacacagctgattcaaattatcAACGCTTGacgattagttgattatttgtatcaaatgtgtagtgctagggcaaaaaacaaaacatgcacccTTTGGGGTCCTTAGGACCTAGTTTTGGAAATCTTGGGATAGAGAGAAGTACTTAATAGATGGCAGAGGTGTGGGAGGTGTCTCCAGACTCAGACCACATGGAACTCCTCCGGCTGGCAGTCTGCAGCCTGACTCCACTCTTCAGCTTGCAGCCCAGGGACCTCAGCATGTCCAGCAGGTGGCGCCGAAACTTCACCCCCACGAAGGCGTAGAGCACGGGGTTGAGGCTGCAGTGCAGGTAGCCCAGAGAGGAGGTGGCCGTCAGGGAGATGTCCAGGGCATTATGGCTCTCGCAGGTGTCCACCAGGGAGTTGCTGGAGTAGAGGGTGTCCACCATAAGGGTGATGTTGTAGGGCGTCCAGCAGAGGAAGAAGACCAGCACCAGGAACAGGATGACCCGGACGGCCCTCTGCTTCTGGAGGCCCTGGGAGCCGCGCTGCAGCTGCAGCAGGATGCAGGAGTAGCAGAAGAGTAGCAcggcagaggggaggaggaagccCACCGTGTGGTAGAGCAGGCGGGAGGCCAGGCGCCAGTCAAACCAAGACTGGGAGAGGGACGGGTAGTTGTGAACACACTCCACTTTGTCTCGTCTGGTGTCCCTCACAGACTCCAGGAAGTGCCAGtcggggatggagaggaggagggagaggagccacACGGACAGGCAGCTGGCCTGCACCATCCAGGGCTTCCTGCGAGAGTACATCTGGACTGCGTGGACCACGGACAGGTAGCGGTCCAGACTGATGCAGGCCAGCAGGAAGATGCCACAGTAAAAGTTGATCTGAGTTAAGAGTTAGAGAAAATCAGACTGTTATAAAACTGTTACAAAGTTCAGATAAAGAGTAGGTTTGTAATTGGGTAAAACAAATTGATGACAATTGTATTCCATTCACTATTGTTTTCCTCAGGAATGTAAACTAAACCCAACAGTTAATTTATTTAATGTGTATAGTCCTTACTGTAAACATGGCTCCAGTGATCTTGCAGAGGGGTGTCCCAAAGCTCCATTCCCCAGCGGCCTGAACAGCCCAGAGGGGCAGCGTGACCAGCAGCAGGGTGTCAGCCATGCCCAGGTGCAGGATGAAGGTGTCAGTCACGCTCCAGCTCCGCCTCCTCTGTACCAGAACCAAAAGTACCAGCCCGTTGCCCAGCAGCCCAAGAACCAATGTCAGGGAGTAGAATATGGGGAGGAACACAGCGTCAAAACGCATGCCCTCCTCCATGCTGCACACCCCCCCAGTAGAACAGCACGTGTCACTGTAGGTCTCATTATAATCCCCATCATAATCACCAGAGAAGTGGTCAACTCTGGTGAATGTTAACTTTTCACCGCCGGCAATGAGGGAATCCTGTAAGTGAAATAGAACTAATTGTCTTTGACATTTAAGCATAATAATGCATCACAGTGTGTGAGTAAAATGCAATGGCAAAAAAAGTGACAAATGTAGTGTTTTTCCCGAGTCTTTAACCTGTATGATTTCTGTGTGATATATGTGGCTATTTTACATTTTGGAGGGTTGATTTTCAGATGACTGGGACTGTAATTCAGATGATGATATCCTCATGCCAATTGATCATACAGACTGCTCTATTGTGCACCCAAGGGGGCGCTGTCTACTCACTGACACAGAGGTAATAGAGCTctccagcttgtagtcctaaagaCCTGAAAGGAGTTCGTTTCGTTCAGCCATTCCTGTAGAGTACCACGGtatgatgttttgataaccgtggaaatctctctaggacaaggtgacagTTACGctagggtaagcctacacgaaacacagcccttattttaagggTTTCTAAAATTCGCTCTAAAACTCTTCCATTGGATATGAATGGCTTTCTGTAATTTCATCGGCAAAATTGTCTTcagttaaccctatcagtccagagaccCCAGCAAAAATTGGCTTTTCATTTATCTACAGCCCTTATATCTTGCCTCACAATAAAGTGTTTTTAGCGTTTTCTTTTCAGGACAACAAGGGCTACAAGTACAACACAAAACAATTGGACATAACCAGTTGCACTCATTAGTTTTATTGACAAatttgtatatttaaaaaaatctgtaGGTATAGAAGTGTTTGCTCACTGGGAAATAAATATCTAACTAGTCAGTAACAACTGTTTagagtttgtgacagcaactatgtgagcttattacagtattagaGACACTATGTTCTGGGATTACCAATTATCTTCTATGTAGAGTAACCCCTTACCTTCTAACAACTCTTGTGTAGCTTGTGAGAATCATAGAGCAGAACATGTTACATGTGCGTGTTCGTGAGAATCTCAGCTTTTCAAAGATAGCTTTTAATAGTTCTACTTCAAACCATTCAGACTCTACATTTTTGTAAAAAAGACTCAGCCCCGGGTCCCTTAAAGGATCTacccttgtctcacaaacaccaCTCAGCCCtcgttaatcacacagactaagGGTTGGTATCCATAGACAAATCGAATGGTACAACCCAGAAGACTTTAGCTCTGTTTAAAAGGGGTTTGAAGTCCAAAATATACTAGGAGAAGGAAGGAGAATATCGTCACAATAATGCTCCCCAATAATGCAACTGTGATGATTAATATTGGTGTGTTATTGTGGAACATGTGAACATCTTAACAAAATGTGTGGGTACTGTCTTTCTTTTCACACATTTTATATACCCGGGACTTCACCTGTGAAATATGTTAGATGAGATGTGGGCACACTACCTGAAACCCTATCTGAGTTTTATTTCCTCTCAACAGGTTTCAAATGTCAATAACGTAGGGGTTTCTTAGGTCTGACTAAAATTTAGGATATTTCTGAAGCGCGTCTAACAAATTAAAAGTCTATTATTACTATCAATTTGCATTGTGAAAAGTTATGTAAAATTGCTTATAATACCATTAATACTcccaactgttttttttttttttaaatagacaaATAAAATAAGTGTACCCAGTTGTACAAAATCAATGTTGTTATTCAATATTATAGTGATTATTCTGTATATGCAGTTGAAATATGTGTCTATAGGGACACTTACCATGCCTTTGAATGGTATTGATGCAGTCTGTCAATCAGTTTCCACAGAGATGATGGGCTGGCGCTGTTGTGAGCACAATGTCAAACAGAACTGCTATTTTCAGTGAATGGGGAGGAACTAGTAGAGAGGAAATACGTTTAAAAGCATTCATATGTA of the Oncorhynchus clarkii lewisi isolate Uvic-CL-2024 chromosome 3, UVic_Ocla_1.0, whole genome shotgun sequence genome contains:
- the LOC139405779 gene encoding C-X-C chemokine receptor type 3-like gives rise to the protein MANVTDMDLDLGGIFLENSTYNYDEDYVYKEDCSPEDGIGVHFGTVFLPMLYSLTLVLGLVGNVLVLVVLVQRRRSWSVTDTIILHLGMADTLLLVTLPLWAVQATGDWSFGNPLCKITGAMFTINFYCSIFLLACISLDRYLSVVHAVQMYSRRKPWMVQASCLSVWLLSLLLSIPDWHFLESVRDTRRDKVECVHNYSSLSQSWFEWRLASRLLYHTVGFLLPSAVLLFCYSCILLRLQRGSQGLQKQRAVRVILVLVLVFFLCWTPYNITLMVDTFQGRPGEPVSVSCENGRTAVENSLVVTFALACLHACLNPVLHLGLCRNFRRRVLDMVRCVEGVQHDLKRSLWDSGVVEDSPDQAEEKGTLNPMTIMGQVQSTQS
- the LOC139405780 gene encoding C-X-C chemokine receptor type 3-like; its protein translation is MEEGMRFDAVFLPIFYSLTLVLGLLGNGLVLLVLVQRRRSWSVTDTFILHLGMADTLLLVTLPLWAVQAAGEWSFGTPLCKITGAMFTINFYCGIFLLACISLDRYLSVVHAVQMYSRRKPWMVQASCLSVWLLSLLLSIPDWHFLESVRDTRRDKVECVHNYPSLSQSWFDWRLASRLLYHTVGFLLPSAVLLFCYSCILLQLQRGSQGLQKQRAVRVILFLVLVFFLCWTPYNITLMVDTLYSSNSLVDTCESHNALDISLTATSSLGYLHCSLNPVLYAFVGVKFRRHLLDMLRSLGCKLKSGVRLQTASRRSSMWSESGDTSHTSAIY